In one window of Cytophagaceae bacterium ABcell3 DNA:
- a CDS encoding SpoVR family protein, with amino-acid sequence MSKKDKYKKMFCCPTWDYETLLAADEVTDRIGKKDFKLKTYPNQIEIVTSEQMLDAYSLIGLPTSYPHWKFGKDFVINQGNYSKGRMGLSYEMVINSNPCISYNMENNTTAMMVLVIAHACQGHNAFFANNYFFKEWTSAESIIDYMVFARNFILKCEEEYGHEEVENVLDASHALMNHGIDKYKKPQKLSTEEEIARLKRLSDVKRENYNELWRTLPKDNDQSLESTTGTFPEEPEENILYFIEKNAPTMPGWKREIIRIVRKVSQYFYPQGMTKVMNEGFATFMHYHIINKMFEEGYLSDGFMLEFMHSHSSVLFQPPYNSKFFSGINPYTLGFNIFMDIKRICQNPTQEDKKWMPNLIGKDWLEQVHYAMENFRDDSFILQYLSPKVIRDMKLFAIADFEKEKEYIINAIHNENGYQKIREMLSEQYTRTSYVPDIQIDRVDLHQTNRMHLTHNMVNGKRLDSQEAHSTVEYLQFL; translated from the coding sequence ATGAGCAAAAAAGATAAATATAAAAAGATGTTTTGTTGTCCCACCTGGGACTATGAAACCCTCTTGGCAGCTGATGAAGTTACAGACCGTATTGGGAAAAAAGATTTTAAGTTAAAAACTTATCCTAATCAAATAGAGATAGTAACTTCTGAACAGATGCTAGACGCTTATTCATTAATAGGCTTGCCTACCTCCTACCCTCACTGGAAGTTTGGCAAAGACTTTGTCATCAACCAAGGGAATTATTCCAAGGGCAGAATGGGGCTTTCCTATGAAATGGTAATAAACTCAAACCCTTGCATCAGTTACAATATGGAAAACAACACCACTGCCATGATGGTGTTGGTCATAGCCCATGCTTGCCAAGGACACAATGCTTTTTTTGCCAACAATTACTTTTTCAAAGAGTGGACATCAGCAGAATCCATTATAGATTATATGGTTTTTGCTAGAAATTTTATCTTGAAATGTGAGGAAGAGTATGGGCATGAGGAAGTGGAAAATGTTCTGGATGCCAGCCATGCCCTTATGAACCATGGCATAGATAAATACAAAAAGCCACAAAAACTTTCTACAGAAGAAGAAATTGCCCGACTGAAGAGGCTTTCAGACGTAAAACGTGAAAATTACAACGAGCTTTGGCGGACATTGCCAAAAGACAATGACCAATCTTTAGAGTCTACGACAGGTACTTTTCCAGAAGAACCAGAGGAGAACATTCTTTATTTTATTGAAAAAAATGCGCCGACTATGCCGGGCTGGAAGCGTGAAATCATTAGAATAGTCAGAAAAGTTTCTCAGTACTTTTATCCTCAGGGAATGACCAAGGTGATGAATGAAGGCTTTGCTACCTTTATGCATTATCACATAATCAATAAAATGTTTGAGGAAGGTTATTTAAGTGACGGGTTTATGCTTGAGTTTATGCATAGCCATAGTTCGGTTTTATTTCAACCTCCATATAACAGTAAGTTTTTCTCAGGAATAAACCCCTATACATTAGGTTTTAATATCTTTATGGATATTAAAAGAATTTGCCAAAACCCTACTCAAGAAGACAAAAAATGGATGCCAAACCTCATCGGCAAAGATTGGTTGGAGCAAGTACATTATGCTATGGAAAACTTTAGGGACGATAGTTTTATCTTACAATATCTTTCTCCCAAAGTAATTCGCGACATGAAGTTATTTGCTATAGCCGATTTTGAGAAAGAAAAAGAATATATTATCAATGCTATCCATAATGAAAACGGATATCAAAAAATCAGAGAAATGCTCAGTGAGCAATATACCCGTACAAGCTATGTTCCGGACATACAAATAGATAGAGTAGACTTACACCAAACAAACCGTATGCACCTAACGCATAATATGGTTAATGGAAAAAGGCTGGATTCTCAAGAGGCGCATAGTACTGTTGAATACTTGCAGTTTTTATGA
- a CDS encoding YeaH/YhbH family protein, which produces MSIIIDRRKNTSGKSINNRQKFLKRIEGQIKKALPDIIGSEKITDSKNGGAVKVPVKGMKEPAFRHDPATGDKNIVRPGNDRFAEGDRVPKPEGGGGGSGKGKGSNQPGTTEDEFSVILSREEFLKYFFDDLELPNLIKEFLESTEKYKNRRSGYIKDGVPSRLNIQSSYRQALGRKIALHGVFEQRLKDLKEQLEKEKDPKKKEKLKEEIELAKNQLATIPFFEDLDLRYNNFEQVPLPATSAVMFCIMDVSGSMGFHEKDISKRFFTLLYLFLTQQYDKVEMVFIRHHTEAKEVDEEEFFNSRESGGTIVAPSLKLMKKIINERYNDHQWNIYCCQASDGDVWGDADAIECQNLIKEEILPAIQYMAYIEINESERSSSLWDAYQVLQDEDKFSMRNIFEVNEIWPVFKGLFRKRNVSK; this is translated from the coding sequence ATGAGTATCATAATAGACAGGCGTAAAAATACATCAGGAAAGTCAATTAATAACAGGCAAAAATTCCTAAAGAGAATTGAAGGCCAGATAAAAAAGGCGTTACCGGACATTATAGGTTCTGAAAAAATAACCGATAGTAAGAACGGTGGTGCCGTAAAAGTTCCTGTAAAAGGCATGAAAGAGCCAGCCTTTCGCCATGATCCTGCTACTGGAGACAAGAATATCGTGCGGCCTGGGAATGATCGCTTTGCTGAAGGAGACCGTGTTCCTAAACCCGAAGGCGGAGGCGGTGGATCAGGAAAAGGAAAAGGGTCTAACCAGCCCGGTACTACCGAAGATGAGTTTAGCGTTATCTTGAGCCGTGAGGAGTTTTTAAAATATTTTTTTGATGATTTGGAGTTGCCTAATCTTATCAAGGAGTTTCTGGAAAGTACAGAAAAATATAAAAACCGCAGGTCAGGGTATATCAAAGATGGCGTGCCATCACGGTTAAATATACAGAGCAGCTACCGTCAGGCTTTAGGCAGAAAAATTGCCCTACATGGTGTTTTTGAGCAAAGGCTTAAAGATCTTAAGGAGCAGTTGGAAAAAGAAAAAGACCCTAAAAAAAAGGAAAAGCTCAAAGAAGAAATAGAGCTAGCCAAAAACCAATTAGCAACCATTCCTTTTTTTGAAGACTTGGACCTACGGTACAACAATTTTGAGCAAGTTCCTTTACCGGCTACCTCTGCCGTAATGTTTTGCATAATGGACGTATCTGGTTCTATGGGTTTTCATGAAAAAGATATTTCAAAAAGGTTTTTCACCTTATTATACCTTTTTCTGACCCAGCAGTATGATAAAGTCGAGATGGTTTTTATCCGCCATCATACAGAAGCAAAAGAGGTAGACGAAGAAGAGTTTTTCAATTCAAGGGAAAGCGGTGGCACCATCGTCGCTCCTTCATTGAAGCTAATGAAAAAAATCATAAACGAACGGTACAATGATCACCAATGGAATATCTATTGTTGTCAGGCCAGTGATGGGGATGTCTGGGGAGATGCTGATGCCATAGAGTGTCAAAACCTGATAAAAGAAGAAATCCTTCCGGCTATTCAATACATGGCCTACATAGAAATCAACGAAAGTGAAAGAAGCAGCAGCCTTTGGGATGCTTACCAAGTTCTCCAGGATGAAGATAAGTTTTCTATGCGCAATATATTTGAAGTAAATGAGATATGGCCGGTGTTTAAAGGACTGTTCAGAAAAAGAAATGTTAGCAAATGA
- a CDS encoding PrkA family serine protein kinase: MSIFEKIKTNYNSSQDEMTVGEYLTMCRKDAKVYARPAERLLDAIGEPEVIDTREDPVLSRLFSNKKIKIYPAFKEFYGMENTIEQIVSYFRHSAQGLEEKKQILYLMGPVGGGKSSLAEKIKSLMQKNPIYVLKAGDQISPVYESPLGLFADYKKEIEEEYKIPPRNIPFCMSPWAAKRLKEFKGDINKFTVVKLYPSIQDQIAMAKTEPGDENNQDISTLVGKVDIRKLAQFQQSDPDAYSYTGGLCLGNQGVMEFVEMFKAPIKVLNPLLTATQEGNFKGTEPIGAIPFDGIILAHSNESEWAKFINDKKNEAFLDRIYKVQVPYCLRVSEEIKIYEKLIRESSLGEAVCAPKTLDLLAQFAVMTRLKEPENSSLHSKMRIYNGETLKETDPNAKSLQEYREEAGINEGMNGISTRFAFKVLSKVFNFDSEEIAANPVHLLYVLEEEVVKMMLDKDTEEKYLNLIKSVLATKYASFISDEIQKAYIESYNTYGQNIFEKYVVYADHWMQQNDYRDPDSGEVLSRTMLNEELEKIEKPAGIANPKDFRSEVTNFFLRYKANNNGENPRWDSYAKIKNVIEKKIFTNTEDLLPVISFTAKTSNDNEKKHQDFLNRMQGRGYTYKQIRILVDWFMRVRKSMG, encoded by the coding sequence ATGAGCATCTTTGAAAAAATTAAAACAAACTACAATAGTTCGCAGGACGAAATGACTGTGGGAGAATACCTGACCATGTGCAGGAAAGACGCCAAAGTCTATGCAAGACCTGCAGAGCGTCTTCTGGATGCCATTGGTGAACCAGAAGTTATTGATACACGTGAAGACCCGGTACTTAGCCGCTTGTTTTCCAATAAGAAAATCAAGATCTACCCTGCATTCAAAGAGTTCTATGGCATGGAAAATACCATAGAGCAAATTGTTTCCTACTTCCGCCATTCCGCACAGGGGCTGGAGGAGAAAAAGCAGATCCTTTACCTTATGGGGCCTGTGGGTGGCGGTAAAAGCTCTCTTGCAGAAAAGATCAAAAGTCTTATGCAAAAGAACCCGATATATGTGCTAAAGGCAGGTGATCAAATAAGTCCTGTATATGAAAGTCCATTAGGGTTGTTTGCTGACTACAAAAAGGAAATAGAGGAAGAGTATAAAATCCCCCCGCGGAACATTCCGTTTTGTATGAGTCCATGGGCGGCAAAAAGGCTAAAAGAGTTTAAAGGCGACATTAATAAGTTTACAGTAGTCAAGCTATATCCTTCTATTCAGGACCAGATAGCTATGGCTAAAACTGAGCCTGGAGACGAAAACAACCAAGATATTTCCACGCTTGTAGGGAAAGTAGATATTCGTAAACTCGCACAGTTCCAACAAAGCGATCCCGATGCCTATAGTTATACCGGGGGCTTGTGTCTCGGCAATCAAGGTGTCATGGAATTTGTGGAAATGTTTAAAGCTCCAATCAAGGTATTGAACCCACTGCTTACCGCTACGCAAGAGGGGAATTTCAAAGGTACTGAGCCAATTGGTGCCATTCCGTTTGACGGTATTATTCTTGCACACTCCAATGAGTCAGAATGGGCAAAATTTATCAATGACAAAAAGAATGAGGCCTTCCTTGATAGGATTTACAAGGTACAGGTCCCTTACTGCCTACGTGTCAGTGAAGAAATTAAAATTTATGAAAAACTCATTCGGGAAAGTTCTTTAGGAGAAGCTGTTTGTGCACCTAAAACCTTAGACTTGTTGGCTCAGTTCGCTGTAATGACCCGACTTAAAGAGCCTGAAAACTCTTCATTGCATAGTAAAATGCGCATTTACAATGGCGAAACTTTAAAAGAGACAGATCCTAATGCCAAGTCGCTACAAGAATATAGAGAAGAAGCCGGCATTAATGAAGGAATGAACGGTATTTCTACCCGTTTTGCTTTCAAGGTGTTAAGTAAAGTCTTCAACTTTGACAGTGAGGAAATTGCGGCCAACCCTGTCCACTTACTTTATGTATTGGAAGAAGAAGTGGTAAAAATGATGCTGGACAAGGATACTGAAGAAAAGTACCTCAACCTAATCAAATCTGTGTTGGCTACTAAATACGCATCCTTTATCTCTGACGAAATCCAAAAGGCTTATATTGAATCATATAATACTTACGGACAGAACATCTTTGAAAAATATGTGGTCTATGCTGACCATTGGATGCAACAGAATGATTATCGGGATCCAGATTCTGGGGAAGTATTGAGCAGAACCATGCTCAACGAAGAGCTTGAAAAGATCGAAAAGCCAGCAGGAATTGCCAATCCAAAAGACTTTAGGTCAGAAGTGACAAATTTCTTTTTAAGGTATAAGGCAAACAACAATGGAGAGAATCCAAGATGGGATTCGTATGCGAAAATCAAGAATGTAATCGAGAAGAAAATATTCACCAATACTGAAGACTTACTACCGGTCATATCATTTACAGCAAAAACCAGCAACGATAATGAGAAGAAGCACCAAGACTTCCTGAACCGTATGCAAGGCCGTGGATATACCTATAAGCAAATAAGGATATTGGTAGATTGGTTTATGCGCGTGAGAAAATCGATGGGCTAA
- a CDS encoding T9SS type A sorting domain-containing protein, which yields MKKILLSTLMSFATILYANAQIGDGFIHDDFRLSTDYMVSDEDGAKGLFWYDGPNLSVDRPGDGTLRVVGTGSEAWGGFGLSFGENPDGGVHSHDFGDNLDLRFTVTNEAETDQDTAHVTIVIGSDGPKEGDEWVNRADIHPDIEDVTNDWGDPGRKEKIQFVLNPGETKEIFIDLSSYGNIGGLKALSWDCGGPDECPETEYTLDISQIVDFNFSVNGELAEPEADRGIATHFVPYNGTLVFENFKIGDVPGEAPVATTIEEVIALIDDEDTEENSVSITWEDVADADEYIVAYSEEEETGYVQVTKVDGNTTDFTHYDNPDQPLTEGVTYYYIVGTVANGRISWSDAVATEEEEENETSAARAQLSAGLKIYPNPAEDGFAEVTYSALPSMNIEVKVVNMMGIEVLSVPGRANGATLNLSNLQGIYMVNIIADGEIVGAERVVVR from the coding sequence ATGAAGAAAATTTTACTTTCTACCTTAATGTCATTTGCAACTATACTATATGCAAATGCACAAATAGGAGACGGATTCATTCATGATGATTTCCGTTTATCAACAGATTATATGGTTAGTGATGAGGATGGAGCAAAAGGTCTTTTCTGGTATGATGGGCCAAACCTTTCTGTAGATAGACCTGGTGACGGTACGTTGAGAGTTGTAGGTACTGGTTCAGAAGCGTGGGGTGGTTTTGGATTATCTTTTGGTGAAAACCCTGATGGAGGTGTTCATAGCCATGACTTTGGTGATAACCTTGATTTAAGGTTTACTGTTACCAACGAAGCTGAAACTGATCAAGATACTGCCCACGTGACAATCGTAATAGGGTCTGATGGCCCAAAAGAAGGTGATGAATGGGTTAACAGAGCTGATATACATCCTGATATAGAGGATGTAACTAATGATTGGGGGGATCCTGGAAGAAAAGAAAAAATTCAGTTTGTTCTAAACCCTGGCGAAACCAAAGAAATATTCATTGATTTGTCATCATACGGTAATATTGGTGGTTTAAAAGCTTTAAGCTGGGACTGTGGTGGCCCTGATGAATGTCCTGAAACAGAGTACACTTTAGATATTTCTCAAATTGTTGATTTTAACTTTTCTGTTAATGGTGAACTTGCTGAACCTGAGGCTGATAGAGGTATAGCTACGCATTTTGTTCCCTACAATGGAACCTTGGTTTTTGAAAACTTCAAAATTGGAGATGTTCCTGGAGAAGCACCAGTAGCAACCACTATTGAAGAAGTTATTGCATTAATTGATGATGAAGATACAGAAGAAAACTCTGTAAGTATTACTTGGGAAGATGTTGCTGATGCTGACGAGTATATTGTTGCTTATTCAGAAGAAGAAGAAACTGGTTATGTTCAAGTAACTAAAGTGGATGGAAATACAACAGATTTTACTCACTATGACAACCCTGACCAGCCATTAACTGAAGGTGTTACTTACTATTATATTGTAGGTACAGTTGCAAATGGTAGAATATCTTGGTCAGACGCTGTAGCAACAGAAGAAGAAGAAGAAAACGAAACTTCTGCTGCAAGAGCTCAATTGAGCGCTGGACTTAAAATTTATCCTAACCCTGCTGAAGATGGTTTTGCTGAAGTTACTTATTCTGCGCTTCCTAGCATGAACATCGAAGTGAAGGTTGTAAACATGATGGGTATTGAGGTTCTTTCTGTTCCTGGCCGTGCCAATGGTGCTACTCTTAACCTTTCAAATCTACAAGGTATCTATATGGTTAACATCATTGCTGATGGTGAAATCGTAGGTGCTGAAAGAGTTGTTGTTAGATAA
- a CDS encoding ankyrin repeat domain-containing protein, which produces MNFYSTDPTILIMDAARKGDTEYLNQQVQQGQDMNFKDSKGFTPLILACYEGHLDAVALLTHKGKVDLDLQDMAGNTALMGCSFKGYHEVAKLLLQTGANPNVQNNNGMTALMFAIMFGRNDVAKTLLAYKADPEMKDTRGLSSIDLARQSGNMEALKTLETYKAEKAS; this is translated from the coding sequence ATGAATTTTTATTCAACAGACCCAACCATCTTAATCATGGACGCTGCCAGAAAAGGCGACACAGAATACCTGAACCAGCAGGTTCAACAAGGCCAAGATATGAATTTTAAAGACTCGAAAGGTTTTACTCCACTTATCCTAGCATGTTATGAAGGACATTTAGATGCTGTCGCGCTGCTTACTCATAAAGGAAAAGTGGATTTAGATTTGCAAGATATGGCTGGAAACACAGCCCTTATGGGATGTTCTTTTAAAGGATACCATGAAGTGGCAAAACTGCTACTTCAAACAGGAGCCAACCCAAATGTCCAAAACAATAACGGAATGACTGCTTTAATGTTTGCTATTATGTTTGGAAGAAATGACGTGGCCAAAACCTTGCTGGCGTATAAAGCAGACCCTGAAATGAAAGATACCCGAGGACTTTCTTCTATAGACCTTGCCCGGCAGTCTGGAAACATGGAAGCGCTAAAAACCCTTGAAACTTACAAGGCAGAAAAAGCTTCATAA
- a CDS encoding PKD domain-containing protein, with protein sequence MLGLRLHAPFVHCKQLYIKFVPFLLLFWVFNSLESHAKTFSTPHHYSAPTLSNCQENPIASFLLENNTSCQAPHTVTFINTTEITPHLNFTWHLGDGTIISTNEKTISHTYTEPGAYHIRLEAINEINRDVLNAIPEKDSMAYIGTPKAEITYHPASICEGRFDTIQGRDPTGIANRAYWYLEDIDDISGRMNDITHFFNRPGTWTYKYATYNDVSNCISDTAEATVIVRPSPVGNFRLNRRVGCSIPHEIEITNLSTSAENFFWRLGDGTVIETNSDSTITHSYQEYGIFTITLNANSNFGCQTYSTSSTIRNLPLYIDTLNITPAQSCLSQSVHIRAIGNFGTHVNTQFIFDYGDGNIDTLIRPHNNHTYRAPGVYPVTVSVFNGQGCIAGSETYEVIVEECEDVNPLNETIELCSDTEGTPPQVSSYDLTDHNSRLIGRRMAFVRWFNDENYTSIVENPESVTVTNGDSFYASVINPAGDEDANARLDFIIKESVQVHFEPTPYACHPSMFKAPFDVSPEGGVFIGDIITEEGYLIDSLTPGLHTVQYTVSNTDVCSDTVQRTVHIFPSPRIPTVISDTLRYCQNTPELPNLPVAPIPVAAMGQHVWYNYEDTLEIANAPELGRTAGTFKYYVSYRGLICESLPSKVTIIVDSIPPSPTVSPLDPLCQYSDRTLNVSGSPDNNYSWSLDTGDNILIYETAADSITFTAQDATTITGSVNALSPEGCSSDTSTFTIPLDLLPSEATVSDQKQDTLFYCVAGSNKSMTGNIPIIGTGTWNIISNTGNAIIEADNPASPIRNFDSLNDTLIAEWVISNGVCPQNSALLTILPERPFETTLSITGPEEVCQGTEINLTAESQKDPGEHPQFYFSNVNHELLYEHSHSNMLQFSPEEDVQIFAKLIPDYHCLLSDTVYSDTLNIAILNTPVAEIEVNKNTICETDEPILVTSKDNIERQFYEWFLNGEIIYRDTVPYTFDVHSPGATGWYTLMASNGQCPPSYDSTYLEVYEQIDVWFEDKEVYATYGVDDQVLLPLQFHTQTESHISEILWSPTDFLNIAENGINAYYTPQNENIALTYEATIYNGIANQGCQATASIVVNNYRPVDIRNTFTPNGDGKNDTWEVLGLEKYSLSKLQIFNQWGMVLHEQEANSKVSWNGIHNGQLVPPATYYYVLDLKGSPDDSDYIATGWIQVIY encoded by the coding sequence ATGCTAGGTTTAAGATTACATGCACCATTTGTCCATTGCAAACAGCTATATATAAAGTTTGTACCTTTTTTATTATTGTTTTGGGTTTTCAACTCTTTAGAATCACATGCTAAAACCTTTTCCACACCTCATCACTACTCTGCCCCAACATTAAGCAATTGCCAAGAAAACCCAATAGCTTCATTTTTACTTGAAAACAATACCAGCTGTCAAGCTCCTCACACAGTAACTTTTATAAACACCACAGAAATTACCCCACACCTCAACTTTACATGGCATTTAGGAGACGGCACCATAATTTCCACTAATGAAAAAACCATAAGCCACACATATACAGAACCTGGGGCATATCACATAAGGTTAGAAGCTATTAATGAGATTAACAGGGACGTGCTAAATGCCATTCCGGAAAAAGATTCTATGGCATATATCGGAACACCAAAAGCCGAAATAACTTACCACCCAGCATCTATTTGTGAAGGAAGGTTTGATACGATACAAGGTAGAGACCCTACAGGCATTGCCAATAGAGCTTACTGGTACTTAGAAGACATAGACGATATATCTGGAAGAATGAACGATATAACTCATTTTTTTAACAGACCCGGAACTTGGACATATAAATATGCGACATATAATGATGTTTCGAACTGTATTAGTGATACTGCCGAAGCAACAGTTATTGTTAGGCCGTCTCCCGTTGGAAACTTTAGGCTAAACCGGAGGGTAGGATGTTCTATCCCTCACGAAATTGAAATCACAAACTTATCTACCAGTGCAGAAAATTTCTTTTGGAGGTTGGGTGATGGCACAGTAATAGAAACCAACTCAGACAGCACAATTACACATAGTTATCAAGAATATGGGATTTTCACTATTACGTTAAATGCGAACAGTAACTTTGGATGTCAAACTTATTCAACCTCATCCACTATTAGGAATTTGCCTTTGTATATTGATACTTTAAACATAACCCCTGCGCAAAGCTGTCTTTCTCAAAGCGTACATATACGTGCAATAGGGAATTTTGGAACCCACGTTAATACCCAATTTATTTTTGACTATGGAGATGGAAACATTGACACTTTGATAAGGCCTCATAACAATCACACCTACAGAGCACCTGGTGTCTATCCAGTAACTGTAAGTGTTTTCAATGGTCAGGGATGCATAGCAGGCTCTGAAACCTACGAAGTTATTGTTGAAGAATGTGAAGATGTTAACCCTCTCAATGAAACCATAGAATTATGTTCTGATACAGAAGGCACTCCACCACAAGTTTCCAGTTATGACCTGACAGACCATAATAGCAGGCTTATAGGGAGAAGAATGGCCTTCGTGAGATGGTTTAACGATGAAAACTATACCTCAATAGTAGAAAACCCTGAAAGCGTAACAGTAACCAATGGAGATAGTTTCTATGCAAGCGTTATTAACCCCGCAGGAGACGAAGATGCCAATGCCCGTTTAGATTTTATCATCAAAGAGTCTGTCCAAGTGCATTTTGAACCAACCCCGTACGCTTGCCACCCATCTATGTTTAAAGCTCCTTTTGATGTTTCTCCTGAAGGGGGTGTTTTTATTGGAGATATCATTACAGAAGAAGGTTATCTTATCGACTCTTTAACGCCGGGTTTGCATACAGTTCAATATACAGTTTCGAATACAGATGTCTGTTCTGATACAGTCCAACGCACTGTTCACATTTTCCCAAGCCCTCGAATTCCTACTGTGATATCCGATACACTAAGATACTGTCAAAATACGCCAGAGTTACCTAATCTTCCTGTAGCTCCGATCCCTGTTGCGGCTATGGGACAACATGTATGGTATAATTACGAAGATACATTAGAGATAGCTAATGCACCCGAATTAGGAAGAACCGCAGGAACTTTTAAATATTATGTTTCGTATAGAGGACTCATTTGTGAAAGCCTTCCTTCAAAAGTCACCATTATAGTAGACTCTATCCCTCCTTCTCCAACTGTATCACCATTAGACCCTCTGTGTCAATATTCAGACCGAACATTAAATGTTTCAGGTTCACCCGACAACAATTATTCATGGTCATTGGACACAGGAGATAACATTTTGATATATGAAACTGCTGCTGATTCCATAACTTTTACAGCGCAAGACGCTACCACCATTACTGGAAGCGTTAACGCGCTCTCTCCAGAAGGGTGCAGTAGCGATACCAGTACTTTTACCATTCCACTAGACCTCCTACCTTCAGAAGCAACTGTTTCGGACCAAAAGCAGGATACTTTGTTTTATTGCGTAGCAGGTTCAAACAAGTCTATGACTGGAAATATACCTATTATTGGCACCGGCACTTGGAATATTATATCAAACACAGGTAATGCCATCATCGAAGCCGACAACCCAGCTTCGCCTATTAGAAACTTTGATAGTTTAAATGATACATTAATAGCAGAATGGGTGATATCCAATGGAGTGTGTCCACAAAACAGCGCACTATTGACCATTCTTCCAGAAAGACCATTTGAAACAACTCTTAGCATTACAGGACCTGAAGAAGTTTGCCAAGGAACAGAAATAAACCTAACTGCTGAATCACAAAAAGACCCAGGAGAACACCCCCAGTTTTATTTTTCAAATGTAAACCACGAACTTTTGTATGAACATTCTCACTCCAATATGTTACAGTTTTCTCCCGAAGAAGATGTACAAATTTTTGCAAAATTAATCCCAGATTACCATTGTCTATTATCTGACACAGTCTATTCTGACACCCTTAATATTGCGATTTTAAACACCCCTGTTGCAGAAATTGAAGTTAACAAAAACACCATTTGTGAGACAGACGAGCCTATTCTCGTCACTTCGAAAGACAATATAGAAAGGCAGTTTTATGAATGGTTTTTAAATGGAGAAATCATTTATAGAGACACAGTGCCCTATACTTTTGATGTCCACTCTCCCGGCGCTACTGGTTGGTATACCTTAATGGCCAGCAACGGCCAATGCCCTCCCTCTTATGATTCAACCTATTTAGAAGTGTATGAACAGATAGATGTATGGTTTGAAGATAAAGAAGTTTATGCAACCTACGGAGTTGATGACCAAGTGTTACTGCCACTTCAGTTTCATACTCAAACAGAAAGCCATATTTCAGAAATCCTATGGAGCCCTACCGACTTTTTGAATATTGCCGAAAATGGGATAAATGCATATTACACGCCTCAAAATGAAAATATTGCTTTAACATATGAAGCAACTATTTATAACGGAATAGCTAACCAAGGATGCCAAGCAACCGCCTCTATTGTAGTAAACAATTACAGGCCTGTAGATATTAGAAATACTTTTACGCCTAATGGAGATGGAAAGAATGACACATGGGAAGTGCTGGGGTTGGAAAAGTATTCTTTATCAAAATTACAGATTTTTAACCAATGGGGTATGGTATTGCATGAACAGGAAGCTAATAGTAAAGTCTCTTGGAATGGAATACATAATGGACAATTGGTACCTCCTGCAACATATTACTATGTGCTAGACTTAAAAGGCAGCCCTGATGATTCTGATTATATTGCCACAGGGTGGATACAGGTCATATACTAG